In a genomic window of Candidatus Methylomirabilota bacterium:
- the galU gene encoding UTP--glucose-1-phosphate uridylyltransferase GalU, whose product MTVRKAVFPAAGLGTRFLPATKAQPKEMLPLVDKPTIQYVVEEAVASGLSEIIIVTGRNKRAIEDHFDAAFELEYYLNDRGKVEELAQIKTISELASVCYVRQKEPLGLGHAILCARNLVGQEPFAVFLGDDIIGNASTPCMRQLLDVFDYHGGSVIAVERVPRERIHQYGVVAGRPVKSPNGTRVYEITEMVEKPRADEAPSDLAIIGRYVLTPDIFGILADTAPDRQGEIQLTDGLRRLRERRPMYAVEFEGKRYDTGDKLGFLKATVEFALARPDLADEFRAYLKSLKL is encoded by the coding sequence ATGACGGTACGCAAAGCTGTCTTCCCCGCCGCCGGGCTGGGGACCCGCTTTCTGCCGGCCACCAAGGCCCAGCCCAAGGAAATGCTGCCGCTGGTCGACAAGCCCACCATCCAGTACGTGGTGGAGGAGGCGGTGGCCTCCGGCCTCAGCGAGATCATCATCGTGACGGGGCGCAACAAGCGCGCCATCGAGGACCATTTCGACGCCGCCTTCGAGCTGGAGTACTACCTGAACGATCGCGGTAAGGTGGAGGAGCTGGCCCAGATCAAGACGATCTCGGAGCTGGCCTCGGTGTGCTACGTGCGCCAGAAGGAGCCGCTGGGCCTGGGCCACGCCATCCTGTGTGCCCGCAATCTGGTGGGCCAGGAGCCTTTCGCCGTCTTCCTGGGGGACGACATCATCGGCAACGCGTCCACCCCCTGCATGCGGCAGCTCTTGGACGTCTTCGACTACCACGGGGGATCCGTCATCGCGGTGGAGCGGGTGCCGCGCGAGCGCATCCACCAGTACGGAGTCGTGGCCGGGCGTCCCGTCAAGAGCCCCAACGGCACGCGGGTGTACGAGATCACCGAGATGGTCGAGAAGCCCCGGGCCGACGAGGCGCCGTCCGACCTGGCGATCATCGGGCGCTACGTCCTCACGCCCGACATCTTCGGCATCCTGGCCGACACGGCGCCCGACCGCCAGGGCGAGATCCAGCTCACCGACGGTCTCCGGCGGCTGCGCGAGCGGCGGCCGATGTACGCGGTCGAGTTCGAGGGCAAGCGCTACGACACGGGCGACAAGCTCGGCTTCCTGAAGGCCACCGTCGAGTTCGCGCTGGCCCGCCCCGACCTCGCCGACGAGTTCCGCGCCTACCTCAAGTCGCTGAAGCTTTAG
- the trpC gene encoding indole-3-glycerol phosphate synthase TrpC encodes MTILDTIVRDKRDELQRRRRATPRAVLEARCRDLPPPRDLEEALRPAPGRVRLIAEVKKASPSRGVLAPDLDPVGLASLYARHGAHAISVLTDEKYFQGSLDFLGAIRAAVEVPLLRKDFILDEYQLWEARAAGADAALLIVAILEAPQLRDLQQAAKELGLAALVECHAAAEIETALAVGARILGINNRNLHTFETRVETTLELLPLIPPGPIVVSESGFFTAAQVRAVVAKGAHAVLVGEGLVRAGDVAAKVRELTLEPGAAE; translated from the coding sequence ATGACGATCCTCGACACGATCGTTCGGGACAAGCGCGACGAGCTTCAGCGGCGGCGCCGCGCCACGCCCCGGGCCGTCCTCGAGGCGCGCTGCCGCGATCTCCCACCGCCGCGCGATCTCGAGGAGGCGCTCCGGCCGGCGCCCGGCCGGGTCCGGCTCATCGCCGAGGTGAAGAAGGCCTCGCCCTCCCGTGGCGTCCTGGCCCCCGACCTGGACCCGGTCGGGCTGGCGAGCCTCTACGCGCGCCACGGCGCGCACGCCATCTCCGTGCTCACCGACGAGAAGTACTTCCAGGGGAGTCTCGACTTCCTGGGAGCGATCCGCGCCGCGGTCGAGGTGCCGCTGCTCCGCAAGGACTTCATCCTGGACGAGTACCAGCTCTGGGAGGCGCGGGCGGCCGGCGCGGACGCCGCGCTCCTCATCGTGGCCATCCTCGAGGCGCCACAGCTCCGCGACCTCCAGCAGGCGGCGAAGGAGCTGGGGCTGGCCGCGCTCGTCGAATGCCACGCCGCGGCCGAGATCGAGACAGCGCTGGCCGTCGGCGCCCGGATCCTCGGGATCAACAACCGCAACCTGCACACGTTCGAGACGCGAGTGGAGACGACGCTCGAGCTGCTTCCGCTGATCCCGCCCGGGCCGATCGTGGTGAGCGAGAGCGGCTTTTTCACCGCCGCGCAGGTGCGCGCCGTCGTCGCGAAGGGCGCCCACGCCGTCCTCGTCGGCGAGGGGCTCGTGCGAGCCGGCGACGTGGCCGCCAAGGTCCGGGAGCTGACGCTGGAACCGGGCGCGGCCGAGTGA
- a CDS encoding cyanophycin synthetase — MTYAEAVARLLALRGGEHAGMRQGLECIEGLLAALGHPEAHYPLVQVGGTNGKGSIAAMLATILKAAGRRVGLYTSPHLVSFRERIRVNGEPIAADGVVDGVEALGTLIARFDATTFEATTALALDHFAREGVEVAVLEVGLGGRLDATTVGAPAVTVLSRIDLDHEAWLGTTLEAIAAEKAAIIRSGVALAAAQAPEATAVIVSRAAAAGVPLLLEGRDLEVSVQQRSLAGQLIACRGPGWALARLHVRLLGTFQPSNALLAVAAARQLGAGDAAIREGLERARWPGRFQLVPGRPRLVLDAAHNPAGARALAASLRENFGGEPLTLVLGISRDKDAAAMLQELAPVAQRLILTRAANPRAADPEALRAVVPPGVPAAEIASSSAQALAMATAPSATSIVCIAGSLFLVGEVLAQLAGAGDSPCRIENGTDSM; from the coding sequence ATGACCTACGCCGAGGCGGTGGCCCGGCTGCTCGCCCTTCGCGGCGGCGAGCACGCGGGCATGCGCCAGGGCCTGGAGTGCATTGAAGGGCTGCTGGCCGCGCTGGGCCACCCCGAAGCGCATTACCCGCTCGTCCAGGTCGGAGGCACCAACGGCAAGGGCTCGATCGCGGCGATGCTGGCGACCATCCTCAAGGCCGCCGGCCGCCGGGTGGGCCTGTACACCTCCCCCCACCTCGTCTCCTTCCGCGAGCGCATCCGCGTCAACGGCGAGCCCATCGCCGCCGACGGCGTCGTCGACGGCGTGGAGGCGCTCGGCACACTCATCGCCCGCTTCGACGCCACGACGTTCGAGGCCACCACGGCGCTGGCCCTCGATCACTTCGCCCGCGAAGGCGTGGAGGTCGCCGTGCTCGAGGTCGGCCTCGGGGGACGGCTGGACGCGACGACCGTCGGCGCGCCGGCGGTGACGGTGCTGAGCCGGATCGACCTGGATCACGAGGCGTGGCTGGGCACGACGCTCGAGGCCATCGCCGCGGAGAAGGCTGCCATCATCCGCTCGGGTGTCGCCTTGGCGGCGGCCCAGGCGCCCGAGGCGACGGCGGTGATCGTCTCGCGCGCCGCCGCCGCCGGCGTCCCGCTGCTCCTGGAGGGGCGTGACCTCGAGGTGAGCGTGCAACAGCGGAGCCTGGCCGGCCAGCTCATCGCCTGCCGCGGGCCCGGCTGGGCGCTGGCTCGGCTGCATGTGCGGCTGCTCGGCACCTTCCAGCCCTCCAACGCGCTCCTGGCCGTCGCCGCCGCCCGCCAGCTCGGCGCCGGCGACGCCGCCATCCGCGAGGGGCTCGAGCGCGCGCGCTGGCCCGGCCGCTTTCAGCTCGTCCCCGGCCGTCCCCGGCTCGTGCTCGACGCCGCCCACAACCCGGCGGGCGCCCGCGCCCTGGCGGCGTCGCTCCGCGAGAACTTCGGCGGCGAGCCCCTCACGCTCGTCCTCGGCATCTCGCGCGACAAGGACGCCGCCGCCATGCTCCAGGAGCTCGCGCCCGTCGCCCAGCGGCTGATCCTCACGCGCGCCGCCAACCCGCGGGCCGCCGACCCGGAGGCGCTGCGCGCGGTCGTGCCGCCCGGCGTCCCGGCGGCCGAGATCGCGTCGTCGTCGGCCCAGGCCCTGGCGATGGCCACCGCGCCGTCGGCCACCTCCATCGTCTGTATCGCGGGTTCGCTCTTTCTGGTCGGCGAGGTGCTCGCGCAGCTGGCCGGAGCCGGCGATAGCCCCTGTCGCATCGAAAACGGGACTGATAGCATGTAG
- the lptD gene encoding LPS assembly protein LptD produces the protein MRTLDSALLLLSGLLVAGAFIDAGPAAAQRPTSATVPTAGGDVTVLADRLEEVGPDNLLVAVGNVEITRGTQRLTADRVEINRLTGDTVAEGRVIFYDGDDHLRGDRIEYNFKTGTGVVHHGTARVAPYYQVGGERMERLGEGQYRIRRGVFTTCEDDPPTWSFRFGSAQAELDELVYGTNASFWVKRVPLIPFFPFFAAALRRERQTGFLFPRFGSSTRKGNFIEIPFFWAISDSQDATITLDLYEARGPGATLEYRYILSELHRGDVGGFYLKETERKQVAGQGHDDNRGWWHVRDDWNLGRGLSFRADVNGVTDDLVFREYAVRLQERSAQRVDSNVFLTWSRPTLNVVGSLSWYQDLTQRRPVELQRLPDIRLESVRQPLPGVPGLLGEVESSATHFVRDVGADGNRVDLHPRLTRPIPVAGLFTVSPFAGGRLTAYDRTVTGTRLTRDGGLTVQETNDEPRLRQILELGGDLETRAARVYELGDLAGISTILHTIEPRLNYTWLDGSGLQRFTQAGVLRASRIPQYDLIDAIPEQSRFTYSLTNRLRARTVAPEGTEPVRWELVRFVVGHSYELLNPARPLGNLTGDLILSPHRIFSFRGDTSYSVYAGEGFQTGNTDLSLDVGAVKASAGTRFNKPDRVNFLQGNLSADVTRWASGRLTTNWDLRTNTFVENAIAVDLKWQCWSFTVEFISRHQNEDELRFALNLLGVGAPLTTRFGGLGGTTGSAGPGGSLK, from the coding sequence GTGAGGACTCTTGACTCCGCCCTCCTCTTGCTGAGCGGTCTGCTGGTGGCCGGGGCGTTCATCGACGCTGGGCCCGCCGCGGCGCAACGCCCGACCTCGGCGACGGTGCCCACGGCTGGGGGCGACGTCACCGTCCTGGCCGACCGGCTCGAAGAGGTGGGGCCGGACAATCTCCTGGTCGCCGTCGGCAACGTCGAGATCACGCGGGGCACCCAGCGCCTGACCGCGGATCGGGTGGAGATCAATCGCCTCACGGGCGACACGGTCGCGGAAGGCCGGGTGATCTTCTACGATGGCGATGACCACTTGAGGGGCGACCGCATCGAGTACAACTTCAAGACGGGCACCGGCGTCGTCCATCACGGCACCGCCCGGGTGGCGCCCTACTATCAGGTCGGCGGGGAGCGGATGGAGCGACTCGGCGAGGGCCAGTACCGGATCCGGCGGGGAGTCTTCACGACCTGCGAGGACGATCCTCCCACCTGGTCGTTCCGGTTCGGCTCGGCCCAGGCCGAGCTCGACGAGCTGGTCTACGGGACGAACGCCTCGTTCTGGGTGAAGCGCGTCCCCCTGATTCCCTTCTTTCCCTTCTTCGCCGCCGCCCTGCGCCGCGAGCGCCAGACCGGCTTCCTCTTTCCCCGCTTCGGCAGCTCGACACGGAAGGGCAACTTCATCGAGATCCCGTTCTTCTGGGCGATCTCCGACAGTCAGGACGCCACCATCACGCTCGATCTCTACGAAGCGCGGGGCCCCGGCGCGACCCTCGAGTATCGCTACATCCTGTCCGAGCTCCACCGGGGCGACGTCGGCGGCTTTTACCTGAAGGAGACCGAGCGCAAGCAGGTGGCGGGACAGGGGCACGACGACAACCGCGGCTGGTGGCACGTCAGGGACGATTGGAACCTCGGCCGCGGGCTCTCCTTCCGCGCGGACGTCAACGGCGTGACCGACGACCTGGTGTTCCGGGAGTACGCGGTGCGGCTTCAGGAAAGGAGCGCCCAGCGGGTCGACTCCAACGTGTTCCTCACGTGGAGCCGGCCCACGCTCAACGTGGTGGGCAGCCTGTCCTGGTACCAGGACCTGACCCAGCGCCGGCCGGTGGAGCTGCAGCGCCTGCCGGACATCCGGCTGGAGAGTGTCCGCCAGCCGCTGCCGGGGGTGCCCGGCCTCCTGGGCGAGGTGGAGTCGAGCGCCACGCACTTCGTCCGTGACGTCGGCGCCGATGGCAACCGGGTCGATCTCCACCCCCGCCTCACGCGGCCCATCCCCGTGGCCGGCCTCTTCACGGTGAGCCCGTTCGCCGGCGGGCGCCTCACGGCCTACGACCGGACCGTCACCGGGACGCGGCTCACCCGCGACGGGGGGCTGACCGTGCAGGAGACGAACGACGAGCCGCGGCTGCGGCAGATTCTGGAGCTGGGTGGCGACCTCGAGACGCGCGCGGCCCGAGTGTACGAGCTGGGCGACCTGGCGGGGATCAGCACGATCCTGCACACCATCGAGCCCCGCCTGAACTATACCTGGCTGGACGGTTCCGGCCTCCAGCGCTTCACGCAAGCGGGCGTCCTCCGCGCGAGCCGCATTCCCCAGTACGATCTGATCGACGCGATCCCCGAGCAGAGCCGCTTCACCTACTCGCTCACCAACCGCCTGCGGGCCCGGACGGTGGCGCCGGAGGGCACCGAGCCGGTCCGCTGGGAGCTGGTGCGGTTCGTGGTGGGGCACTCCTACGAGCTGCTGAACCCGGCCCGGCCGCTGGGCAACCTGACCGGCGACCTGATCCTCAGCCCCCACCGCATCTTCAGCTTCCGGGGCGATACCAGCTACAGCGTGTACGCCGGCGAGGGGTTTCAGACCGGCAACACGGACCTGTCCCTGGACGTCGGGGCCGTGAAGGCCTCGGCGGGCACCCGCTTCAACAAGCCGGACCGGGTCAACTTCCTGCAGGGCAATCTCAGCGCCGACGTCACGCGCTGGGCCAGCGGCCGGCTCACCACCAACTGGGATCTGCGCACCAACACCTTCGTCGAGAATGCCATCGCCGTGGACCTCAAATGGCAGTGCTGGTCGTTCACGGTGGAGTTCATCAGCCGCCACCAGAACGAGGACGAGCTGCGCTTCGCACTGAATCTCTTAGGGGTCGGCGCGCCGCTGACGACGCGCTTCGGAGGCCTCGGCGGCACCACCGGTTCCGCCGGCCCGGGAGGGAGCCTCAAGTGA
- the accD gene encoding acetyl-CoA carboxylase, carboxyltransferase subunit beta yields MAWFRRKSEGEGEAKGRKVVIAEGLWIKCDSCKEIVYRAEVERAGRVCPKCRYAFRISARERIAQLVDQGSFEEHDRGVASADPLGFKDTKRYRDRLRAAREKTGNTEAVVTGLARIGGLPTVFCAFDFAFLGGSMGSAVGEKLTRAIELAIAKHVPVIIVSASGGARMQEGILSLMQMAKTCAALERLAGERLPYISLLTDPTTGGVTASFAMLGDVIVAEPRALIGFAGPRVIAETIRQPLPEGFQRSEFLLEHGQLDLIVERRDLKETLRRLLAFFADQPPSG; encoded by the coding sequence ATGGCGTGGTTTAGACGCAAGAGCGAGGGTGAGGGGGAGGCCAAGGGCCGGAAGGTCGTCATCGCCGAGGGCCTGTGGATCAAGTGCGACTCCTGCAAGGAGATCGTCTACCGCGCCGAGGTCGAGCGCGCCGGGCGCGTCTGCCCGAAGTGCCGGTACGCCTTCCGCATCAGCGCGCGCGAGCGCATCGCCCAGCTCGTCGATCAGGGCTCGTTCGAAGAGCACGACCGGGGGGTCGCCTCCGCGGATCCGCTGGGCTTCAAGGACACCAAGCGCTACCGCGACCGCCTCCGCGCGGCGCGCGAGAAGACCGGCAACACGGAGGCGGTGGTCACGGGGCTGGCGCGCATCGGAGGGCTGCCGACCGTGTTCTGCGCCTTCGACTTCGCCTTCCTGGGGGGCAGCATGGGCTCGGCGGTGGGCGAGAAGCTCACCCGCGCCATCGAGCTGGCCATCGCCAAGCACGTCCCGGTCATCATCGTGTCGGCCTCGGGCGGCGCCCGCATGCAGGAGGGCATTCTCTCCCTGATGCAGATGGCGAAGACCTGCGCCGCGCTCGAGCGCCTGGCGGGCGAGCGCCTGCCCTACATCTCCCTGCTCACCGATCCCACCACCGGGGGCGTCACCGCGAGCTTCGCCATGCTCGGCGACGTGATCGTCGCCGAGCCGCGGGCCTTGATCGGCTTCGCCGGACCGCGCGTCATCGCCGAGACCATCCGCCAGCCGCTCCCGGAGGGCTTCCAGCGCTCCGAGTTCCTCCTCGAGCACGGCCAGCTCGATCTCATCGTCGAGCGCCGCGATCTCAAGGAGACGCTGCGTCGCCTGCTCGCCTTCTTCGCGGACCAGCCGCCGTCCGGATGA
- a CDS encoding nicotinate phosphoribosyltransferase: protein MTTPKRPFHTASDAEIKRGEVSDVYFIRTVEILRHRQDRKRVKAEVYLKSLPDDWRWGILAGIQEAAVLLEGLPVDVRAMDEGTVFEPYQPVLVIEGTYVEWAQYETALLGLLCQAAGIATKAARCKKAAGERQVISFGARRMHPALAPMIERNAFIGGCDGVAVTKSAELIDADPMGTIPHSLVLMVGDTVEALQAFHEVIDPKVRRVALIDTLQDEKFEAIRVAEALGKDLYAVRLDTPSSRRGDFYRIIEEVRWELDLRGFDHVKMIASGGIDEYEILRLNPVVDAYGVGTSIANAPVLNFALDIMEIEGHAIAKRGKWSGAKEVFRCRGCRATVVVPAAKRPAPCACGEPVWSATPPGAGAAAGTPARGEPVWDALLKPLLAAGRIVRDLPPPRTIREFVLDQLAAVPLEVPGRRGLRQDF from the coding sequence ATGACGACCCCGAAGCGCCCATTTCACACTGCTTCCGACGCCGAGATCAAGCGCGGCGAGGTGTCGGACGTCTATTTCATCCGGACCGTGGAGATCCTCCGGCACCGCCAGGACCGCAAGCGTGTCAAGGCGGAGGTCTATCTCAAGAGTCTGCCCGACGACTGGCGGTGGGGGATTCTCGCCGGCATTCAGGAAGCCGCCGTGCTGCTGGAAGGGTTGCCGGTGGACGTCCGGGCCATGGACGAGGGCACCGTGTTCGAGCCGTACCAGCCCGTGCTCGTCATCGAGGGCACGTACGTCGAGTGGGCGCAGTACGAGACGGCGCTCCTGGGGCTCCTGTGCCAGGCCGCGGGCATCGCCACCAAGGCCGCGCGCTGCAAGAAAGCCGCGGGTGAGCGCCAGGTGATCTCCTTCGGCGCGCGCCGGATGCACCCCGCGCTGGCCCCGATGATCGAGCGCAACGCGTTCATCGGCGGGTGCGACGGCGTGGCGGTCACGAAGTCGGCCGAGCTGATCGACGCCGACCCGATGGGAACGATCCCGCACTCCCTCGTCCTGATGGTCGGCGACACGGTCGAGGCGCTCCAGGCCTTCCACGAGGTGATCGACCCCAAGGTGCGCCGGGTGGCGCTCATCGACACGCTCCAGGACGAGAAGTTCGAGGCCATCCGCGTCGCCGAAGCCCTGGGCAAGGACCTCTACGCCGTCCGGCTCGACACCCCGTCGTCGCGCCGGGGCGACTTCTACCGGATCATCGAGGAGGTCCGCTGGGAGCTCGACCTGCGCGGCTTCGATCACGTGAAGATGATCGCCTCGGGGGGCATCGACGAGTACGAGATCCTCCGACTCAACCCGGTCGTCGACGCGTACGGCGTCGGCACCTCTATCGCCAACGCCCCCGTGCTGAACTTCGCCCTCGACATCATGGAGATCGAGGGGCACGCCATCGCCAAGCGCGGCAAGTGGTCGGGCGCCAAGGAGGTGTTCCGCTGCCGGGGCTGCCGCGCGACCGTCGTCGTCCCGGCCGCCAAGCGGCCCGCGCCCTGCGCGTGCGGGGAGCCTGTGTGGAGTGCGACGCCGCCGGGCGCCGGCGCTGCCGCCGGCACGCCCGCCCGAGGCGAGCCTGTGTGGGACGCCCTGCTCAAGCCGCTCTTGGCCGCAGGCCGCATCGTGCGCGACCTGCCGCCGCCCCGGACCATCCGCGAGTTCGTCCTCGACCAGCTCGCGGCGGTGCCGCTGGAGGTACCAGGACGTCGGGGGCTCCGCCAGGATTTCTAG
- the trpB gene encoding tryptophan synthase subunit beta gives MTRLPDAAGHFGRYGGRFVPETLMAPLIELERAYLRAKRDGRFQTRLAGLLRDYAGRPTPLYFAGHLSEHVGGARIYLKREDLCHTGAHKINNVLGQGLLAARMKKARLIAETGAGQHGVATATAAALLGLECEVYMGTADVERQALNVFRMRLLGARVVPVDAGSRTLKDAINEALRDWVTNLRTTYYLLGSALGPHPYPVMVRDFHAVIGRETRRQALAALGRLPDVLVACVGGGSNAIGLFHPFIGDRRVRIVGVEAGGHGLASGKHGASLSAGSVGVLHGCMTYLLQNDDGQIATAHSISAGLDYPGVGPEHAYYKDTGRFEFVAVTDEEALAGFQALARLEGIMPALESAHAVAYAMQLAKRLPRSKAIVVGLSGRGDKDVQVVAKALEGGAR, from the coding sequence ATGACGCGCCTGCCCGACGCCGCGGGACACTTCGGGCGCTACGGCGGCCGCTTCGTGCCGGAGACGCTGATGGCGCCGCTCATCGAGCTGGAGCGGGCCTACCTCCGGGCCAAGCGGGATGGGCGCTTCCAGACCCGGCTCGCCGGCCTGTTGCGCGATTACGCCGGGCGGCCGACGCCCCTCTACTTCGCGGGCCATCTCTCCGAGCACGTGGGCGGCGCGCGCATCTACCTCAAGCGCGAGGACCTCTGCCACACGGGCGCCCACAAGATCAACAACGTGCTCGGGCAGGGGCTGCTGGCCGCCCGCATGAAGAAAGCGCGCCTCATTGCCGAGACGGGGGCGGGCCAGCACGGCGTGGCCACCGCCACCGCGGCGGCGCTGCTGGGGCTGGAGTGCGAGGTCTACATGGGCACGGCGGACGTCGAGCGACAAGCGCTGAACGTCTTTCGTATGCGACTGCTCGGCGCGCGCGTCGTCCCCGTCGACGCCGGGAGCCGGACGCTGAAGGACGCGATCAACGAGGCGCTGCGCGACTGGGTGACCAACCTCCGCACCACCTACTACCTGCTCGGCTCGGCGCTCGGGCCCCATCCGTATCCCGTGATGGTGCGCGACTTCCACGCCGTGATCGGCCGGGAGACGCGTCGCCAGGCCCTGGCCGCGCTGGGGCGCCTGCCCGACGTGCTGGTGGCCTGTGTCGGCGGCGGGTCGAACGCGATCGGGTTGTTCCATCCGTTCATCGGCGACCGGCGCGTGCGGATCGTGGGGGTGGAGGCGGGCGGCCACGGCCTGGCCAGCGGGAAGCACGGCGCCAGCCTCAGCGCCGGCAGCGTGGGCGTGCTCCACGGGTGCATGACCTATCTGCTCCAGAACGACGACGGCCAGATCGCCACCGCTCACTCGATCTCGGCGGGCCTCGACTATCCGGGCGTGGGGCCCGAGCACGCCTACTACAAGGACACCGGGCGGTTCGAGTTCGTCGCCGTCACCGACGAGGAGGCGCTTGCGGGCTTCCAGGCGCTGGCGCGTCTGGAGGGCATCATGCCGGCGCTGGAATCAGCGCACGCCGTCGCCTACGCCATGCAGCTGGCCAAGCGGTTGCCGAGATCGAAAGCGATCGTCGTCGGGCTCTCGGGCCGTGGCGACAAAGACGTGCAGGTGGTGGCCAAGGCCCTGGAAGGCGGGGCGCGATGA
- a CDS encoding DUF2062 domain-containing protein — MRAWWRLLAARLRAVLHLDDPPARIALALAVGVFISCSPFWGLQTILSIVVASIFRLNRAATITGTWINLPWFAPFVYGAALKIGGLLVPDPDGTRDAWVTFLIEHPGRLSWSAATALFQELSLALLIGTTVVGTAAGLATYFVAFSVISARRARRPDASATRPRRAA; from the coding sequence ATGAGGGCCTGGTGGCGGCTGCTCGCCGCGCGGCTGCGGGCGGTGCTGCATCTCGACGACCCCCCGGCGCGGATTGCGCTGGCGCTGGCCGTGGGCGTCTTCATCAGCTGCTCGCCGTTCTGGGGGTTGCAGACGATCCTGTCGATCGTGGTGGCCAGTATCTTCCGGCTCAACCGCGCGGCCACGATCACGGGGACGTGGATCAACCTCCCCTGGTTCGCGCCGTTCGTGTACGGCGCGGCGCTGAAGATCGGCGGGCTCCTGGTGCCCGACCCTGACGGCACGCGCGACGCCTGGGTGACGTTCCTGATCGAGCACCCGGGCCGCCTGTCGTGGAGCGCCGCCACCGCGCTCTTCCAGGAGCTCTCCCTCGCGCTGCTGATCGGCACGACGGTCGTCGGCACCGCGGCCGGCCTCGCGACCTACTTCGTCGCCTTCAGCGTGATCTCCGCGCGCCGGGCCCGCCGCCCCGACGCCTCCGCCACCCGGCCGCGCCGCGCGGCCTGA
- a CDS encoding phosphoribosylanthranilate isomerase, with the protein MVRVKICGITNLEDALLAVEAGADALGFIFVEGTPRFLTAEQAAPVIRRLPPFVTPVGVFWDHPAGHVKAVAEACGLRALQFHGDEPPEELAQFALPAIKTIKLALSAAAGGRVPSAAALTERYRGCAAILLDSACRWSEGEPRQPIEWEIARDLASARWRIVLSAGLTPDNVARAIAVARPYAVDVNSGVEAAPGRKDAGKVRRFIAEAKRLS; encoded by the coding sequence ATGGTGAGGGTCAAGATCTGCGGGATCACCAACCTCGAGGACGCCCTGCTGGCGGTCGAGGCCGGGGCCGACGCGCTCGGCTTCATCTTCGTCGAGGGGACCCCGCGCTTCCTCACGGCCGAGCAGGCGGCGCCGGTCATCCGCCGCCTGCCGCCCTTCGTCACGCCGGTGGGCGTGTTCTGGGACCATCCGGCCGGCCACGTGAAGGCGGTGGCCGAGGCCTGCGGGCTGCGGGCCTTGCAGTTCCACGGCGACGAGCCCCCGGAAGAGCTCGCTCAATTCGCACTGCCCGCGATCAAGACGATCAAGCTGGCCCTCAGCGCGGCGGCCGGAGGGCGCGTGCCGTCGGCGGCCGCTCTGACGGAGCGCTATCGGGGCTGCGCGGCCATCCTGCTCGACAGCGCCTGCCGCTGGAGCGAGGGCGAGCCGCGCCAGCCCATCGAGTGGGAGATCGCCCGCGACCTGGCCTCCGCTCGGTGGCGGATCGTTCTTTCGGCCGGCCTGACGCCGGACAACGTGGCGCGCGCCATCGCCGTCGCGCGCCCCTACGCGGTGGACGTCAACTCGGGGGTGGAAGCGGCGCCGGGCCGGAAGGATGCGGGCAAGGTCCGGCGGTTCATCGCGGAAGCCAAGCGCCTCTCATGA
- the trpA gene encoding tryptophan synthase subunit alpha — protein sequence MTRLATTFQRLRASGERALVTYFTAGDPSLEATARLAAEAERRGADVIELGVPFSDPLADGPVIQRAGQRALAAGASLARVLETVKTLRAEVRAPIVLLTYYNPVLAFGLRPFAEAAAKAGVDGVIVADLPPEEAGPLGAEAEPVGLDVVHLAAPTSTTDRLRLIARRSRGFIYLVSLTGVTGERAALSRELEAQVRALRLVTAKPVCVGFGIGRPEQVAAVGRLADGVIVGSAIVRLVEERAGSPTLISDVGDFIASLKQPLRGRGPGAPVSTTLSTGRVAASSGHDGDARLPRPPEDTGLHRSTRAQPRPDASSAAKLGGAPTSERQPRVSRSRTSRSASE from the coding sequence ATGACCCGCCTGGCCACGACGTTCCAGCGGCTGCGCGCGTCGGGCGAGCGGGCCCTGGTGACCTACTTCACCGCGGGGGACCCGTCGCTCGAGGCCACCGCCCGGCTGGCCGCCGAGGCCGAGCGTCGGGGCGCCGACGTCATCGAGCTGGGCGTGCCTTTCTCCGATCCCCTCGCCGACGGACCGGTCATCCAGCGGGCGGGCCAGCGGGCCCTGGCCGCCGGCGCCTCGCTGGCGCGCGTGCTGGAGACCGTCAAGACCCTGCGCGCGGAGGTGCGGGCGCCCATCGTGCTGCTGACCTACTACAACCCGGTGCTCGCCTTCGGGCTCCGTCCGTTCGCCGAGGCCGCAGCCAAAGCGGGCGTCGATGGCGTCATCGTCGCCGACCTGCCGCCCGAGGAGGCCGGGCCGCTCGGCGCCGAAGCCGAGCCGGTCGGGCTCGACGTGGTCCACTTGGCAGCGCCGACCTCTACCACCGACCGCCTCCGCCTGATCGCGCGGCGCAGCCGTGGTTTCATCTATCTGGTCTCGCTGACGGGTGTCACCGGCGAGCGCGCGGCGCTCTCCCGGGAGCTGGAGGCCCAGGTCCGCGCGCTGCGGCTCGTCACCGCCAAGCCCGTGTGCGTTGGCTTCGGGATCGGTCGACCCGAGCAGGTCGCCGCGGTCGGCCGGCTGGCCGATGGCGTGATCGTCGGCTCGGCGATCGTCCGCCTCGTGGAAGAACGCGCGGGCTCGCCGACGCTCATTTCGGACGTGGGCGATTTCATCGCCTCGCTCAAACAGCCTCTGCGTGGGCGGGGCCCGGGTGCTCCTGTGTCGACCACGCTATCCACTGGGCGCGTGGCGGCGTCGTCGGGCCATGATGGTGACGCGAGACTCCCTCGACCCCCAGAGGATACGGGTCTCCACAGGAGCACCCGGGCCCAGCCCCGCCCGGATGCTTCGAGCGCGGCGAAGCTCGGCGGCGCCCCAACGAGCGAGCGCCAGCCGCGAGTCTCCCGATCGCGGACGTCGCGATCGGCATCGGAGTAA